A region of Novipirellula aureliae DNA encodes the following proteins:
- a CDS encoding sensor histidine kinase, with protein sequence MEKLLNMHGDREPEDRTVQQREPTWFSAMTVCSAGLFAIVLLAAFFLSNRLPFSVSFLTLLTMAVATGVSVRKLNEQHIGSLRRQRQEAFERSDAAHHELSSVRASASQATMALTKMRDGVVVLSPESAILLINPWARRLLTLSPDGSYHNRSFREVVRIPELTRAVDATFAGQTPQKVLVEIVDGVVTRPVKVRVDRITSDANSNVLMILRDETEAQQIEAIRRDFIANLSHEIKTPLAAIKGYAETAQMAIDDDPGAAVHFMGQIHGQCVRLERLVADMMQLARAQAGREHLHFKVVSLPTVIAESLRSNRPIAEANQITLAIDPNLQETPDPPSVVADHEAVLTIVNNLVSNAIRYTPHGGSVRLACREEAEHWILSVSDTGVGIAANEQKRVFERFYRGEKTRELAAGGTGIGLSIVRNLTLALGGEVSLKSVPGKGSTFEIKLPASTTLIA encoded by the coding sequence ATGGAAAAACTCTTAAATATGCACGGTGACCGCGAACCGGAAGATCGAACGGTGCAGCAACGGGAACCCACTTGGTTTTCGGCAATGACGGTTTGCTCTGCCGGCTTGTTCGCGATCGTTTTGTTGGCCGCATTTTTCTTGTCAAATCGCCTACCCTTTTCGGTTTCCTTTTTGACATTGCTAACGATGGCCGTTGCTACGGGCGTGTCGGTTCGAAAGTTGAATGAACAGCATATCGGGTCCCTGCGGCGGCAGCGGCAAGAGGCGTTTGAGCGAAGCGATGCCGCCCATCACGAATTGAGTTCGGTGAGAGCTTCCGCCAGCCAAGCCACAATGGCGTTAACGAAGATGCGTGACGGCGTGGTCGTTTTGTCGCCTGAATCCGCAATATTGCTTATCAATCCATGGGCTCGTCGCTTGTTAACGTTATCGCCCGATGGTTCCTATCACAATCGCTCGTTTCGTGAAGTGGTACGCATTCCCGAATTAACGAGAGCAGTCGATGCCACGTTTGCTGGGCAAACGCCTCAAAAGGTGTTGGTCGAAATTGTCGACGGCGTCGTCACTCGGCCAGTGAAAGTGCGGGTGGATCGAATCACGTCCGACGCTAATTCCAACGTTTTGATGATTCTTCGAGATGAAACCGAAGCACAGCAAATCGAGGCGATACGCCGTGACTTTATCGCAAACTTATCGCATGAGATAAAAACACCCTTGGCTGCGATCAAAGGCTATGCGGAAACAGCACAAATGGCGATTGACGACGACCCGGGGGCGGCCGTCCACTTCATGGGACAAATTCACGGTCAATGCGTCCGACTCGAACGGCTGGTCGCCGATATGATGCAACTCGCCCGCGCTCAAGCTGGTCGAGAACATCTTCATTTCAAAGTCGTGTCACTGCCGACCGTGATTGCGGAGTCATTGCGATCGAATCGGCCAATTGCTGAAGCGAATCAAATCACGCTGGCCATCGATCCCAATTTACAAGAAACCCCCGACCCGCCCTCAGTCGTCGCTGACCACGAAGCGGTTTTGACGATCGTGAACAACCTTGTCAGCAATGCCATTCGCTATACGCCGCATGGAGGCAGCGTACGATTGGCTTGTCGCGAAGAGGCAGAACATTGGATACTGAGCGTTTCCGATACGGGCGTCGGTATCGCGGCGAACGAACAAAAGCGGGTTTTCGAGCGTTTTTATCGAGGCGAAAAGACACGTGAGTTGGCTGCCGGTGGTACCGGCATCGGGTTATCGATCGTTCGTAATCTAACACTGGCACTCGGTGGCGAGGTCTCTTTAAAAAGTGTTCCCGGAAAAGGATCGACCTTCGAGATAAAATTGCCCGCTTCCACTACACTAATAGCTTGA
- a CDS encoding DJ-1/PfpI family protein, producing MTTKKILMLVGDYVEDYEAMVPLQILQTFGHHVSAVCPGKKAGDSVATAIHDFEGDQTYSEKVGHRFAIHADFDSVEAKDFDALVIPGGRSPEYLRLNPRVLDIVRHFFAENKPVAALCHGAQVLAAAGVLAGRQCSCYPATSPEVTLAGGTFVEPAATMDSAHVDGNLVSAPAWPAHPAWMRAFLDLLDGPIDVHKEPRH from the coding sequence ATGACGACAAAAAAAATATTAATGTTGGTCGGTGATTATGTTGAAGATTATGAGGCAATGGTCCCTCTACAAATTCTACAAACCTTTGGCCATCACGTATCCGCCGTTTGTCCTGGCAAGAAGGCGGGCGATAGTGTTGCGACCGCCATTCATGATTTCGAAGGGGACCAAACCTATTCGGAAAAAGTGGGGCATCGCTTCGCAATCCATGCAGATTTTGACTCGGTTGAGGCCAAGGATTTTGATGCCTTGGTCATTCCTGGTGGCCGGTCGCCTGAGTATTTACGCCTTAACCCAAGGGTACTCGATATCGTTCGTCATTTCTTTGCGGAGAACAAGCCAGTGGCAGCGTTATGCCACGGTGCTCAAGTCCTAGCAGCCGCGGGGGTGTTGGCTGGCCGCCAGTGCAGTTGTTATCCGGCGACGAGTCCGGAAGTGACATTGGCGGGAGGGACCTTTGTTGAACCAGCCGCGACGATGGATTCGGCTCATGTGGACGGCAACTTGGTGTCGGCCCCCGCTTGGCCCGCCCATCCGGCATGGATGCGAGCGTTCCTGGATTTGTTGGATGGCCCGATTGACGTTCATAAAGAGCCTCGTCACTAG
- a CDS encoding SHD1 domain-containing protein has protein sequence MTAAPMIRVFTTIYIVALSFVPAALGRTWTDQTGQFKVEAELVTVRQGKVYLEKSDGQVSSVPLERLSSADLTYLAGIPKYESQVRARLPKSKLLQPASSPAQPKVTVDIDELTRSGSVGQFRSDRWGYKGLAFSNDGAYLVTLGSDNVTVMDIEASTKTLYKLDGGSRSALTFSPDGKRLLAGAYDGNVLVWQFDGKGELKPERQFSIFKGEIKSIVVSPDNQHVLTTHSSSVACLWDIDTGKVLARFNDFNFGSLGATRFSRYGGQAIVTDGQIAAVIDINKRKIIQRTSLSRGSGQSAAISSDGSLIASGRTYDIHYFQTQSGQQPSTSKGKEIAWSASFSPSGELLVSGGLGKVSIWDTETGKQLREYPMGDSGYVKYVAFSPDGLHFAAIGAPIGKLVEVFRLPSQEHEH, from the coding sequence ATGACGGCCGCCCCAATGATTCGAGTCTTTACGACCATCTACATCGTCGCTCTTTCTTTCGTGCCTGCTGCGCTCGGTCGAACATGGACCGACCAGACAGGCCAGTTCAAAGTCGAAGCGGAACTGGTCACGGTGCGCCAAGGCAAGGTCTATTTAGAAAAGTCCGATGGCCAAGTCAGCTCGGTGCCGCTCGAGAGGTTGAGCAGTGCGGACCTTACCTACCTTGCTGGGATCCCCAAATATGAATCGCAGGTTAGGGCCCGCTTGCCAAAAAGCAAGTTGCTGCAACCTGCGTCATCGCCAGCTCAGCCAAAGGTGACGGTCGATATCGATGAGCTGACACGATCAGGGTCGGTTGGCCAATTTCGGTCGGATCGTTGGGGTTACAAGGGGTTGGCGTTTTCAAACGATGGTGCGTACTTAGTGACTCTCGGCAGTGACAATGTCACGGTGATGGACATCGAGGCATCAACCAAAACGCTGTACAAACTCGATGGCGGCAGTCGGTCTGCTTTAACGTTTTCGCCCGATGGCAAACGGTTACTTGCCGGCGCCTACGACGGCAATGTTCTGGTTTGGCAGTTTGACGGCAAGGGCGAATTGAAACCGGAGCGTCAATTTTCGATTTTCAAAGGAGAGATCAAATCGATCGTCGTGTCGCCGGACAACCAACATGTCTTGACGACTCATTCGTCATCCGTCGCTTGTCTTTGGGATATTGATACCGGCAAAGTGCTAGCCCGATTCAACGACTTCAATTTTGGCTCGTTGGGTGCAACTCGCTTCAGTCGTTATGGCGGGCAAGCGATTGTCACCGATGGCCAAATTGCAGCAGTGATTGACATAAATAAACGCAAAATCATTCAAAGGACGTCGCTATCGAGAGGTAGTGGACAATCGGCCGCGATCTCGTCCGATGGAAGCTTGATCGCATCGGGGCGAACCTACGACATTCACTATTTCCAGACCCAATCTGGACAGCAGCCAAGTACCAGCAAGGGAAAAGAGATCGCCTGGTCCGCCTCCTTTTCACCGAGTGGGGAACTGCTCGTTAGCGGTGGTTTAGGCAAGGTTTCCATTTGGGACACGGAAACAGGAAAGCAACTTCGAGAGTATCCCATGGGGGACAGCGGCTATGTCAAATATGTCGCATTCTCCCCCGATGGTCTTCACTTTGCTGCGATCGGCGCCCCGATCGGAAAACTGGTCGAAGTTTTCCGGCTCCCCAGTCAAGAGCACGAGCACTAA
- a CDS encoding S1C family serine protease yields the protein MQNNEPVEVEMTRNTTRDNRKTLVLLVITGFLLFALLGLGLVSFAGWKLYSILAEGHSQQTPLPSRQTTAEVVHAEVPTVEEADAEPASSSQSTPENAPERIGKSAPIGTVDLARSDDPIASDGTDIRLSNDLPALGPNVPESLERTESAIKYSWDTDSKLAYDFEIEAQLGSRKIGYRGRNTFQETGKPPKDLAAEHQLDADQRDVGTGSGFVIHPQGIVVTCAHVVKGATSIQALIGELSLDATVIKLDLANDLAVLRLDETGLPYLKLANSDHVRLGQEIRAIGYPLSDVLGESIKVTKGEVSGRGGPDGVDGLQLDATVNPGNSGGPLVDDSGRLVGVTSSLLSGAGISEVGFAIPSNKVIEIAKELGVPVDVDDLANPMPGPDIVDRVRPATVFLKVTTGPRGVGMVLPRELEYSGYWFETAVSNSGIFHPASTNNGHFSGKLLVDASGEMLDDSAEGMLPLMLGRACSVGIEMLPSTAPGRTVSSALVLIPLPDSQPRNSSLGPYEFGGYTSRSRPPWMRHPPPTSTTSKVLLGTESTTVVLGKILPDAIEVKKSYALRVNGESEDSLPLCVIGSGTGKFDPRSGRMLDMDYKMTITVNQDNVTLQIPVKMNYRLVAESVLAKERLASQQRKQARMQESSSTSKNSAFRSQPTTPSAAVEDPPFQSVKAVSESTNLNLFDPDQ from the coding sequence ATGCAAAACAATGAACCCGTGGAAGTAGAGATGACGAGGAACACGACTCGCGACAACCGAAAGACTTTGGTGCTGCTCGTTATTACTGGCTTCCTTCTATTCGCCCTACTCGGACTGGGGCTTGTCTCGTTTGCGGGATGGAAGCTCTACAGCATTCTTGCTGAGGGTCATTCGCAACAAACGCCATTGCCGTCTCGCCAGACTACCGCGGAAGTGGTTCACGCGGAGGTGCCGACGGTTGAAGAAGCCGATGCAGAACCCGCTTCATCGTCGCAAAGCACTCCTGAGAACGCCCCTGAACGTATTGGCAAAAGCGCTCCGATAGGTACGGTTGATTTAGCTCGTTCCGACGACCCCATCGCCTCGGATGGGACGGACATTCGTCTATCGAACGACCTTCCCGCGCTCGGGCCCAATGTTCCCGAATCACTCGAACGTACCGAATCAGCTATCAAGTATTCCTGGGACACTGACAGCAAACTGGCTTACGATTTCGAGATTGAAGCCCAATTGGGTTCACGGAAAATTGGATATCGTGGTCGCAACACATTTCAGGAAACAGGCAAGCCGCCGAAAGACTTAGCGGCGGAGCATCAACTCGACGCCGACCAGAGGGACGTCGGCACAGGAAGTGGGTTTGTGATTCATCCGCAAGGCATTGTGGTGACGTGTGCCCATGTCGTGAAAGGTGCAACGAGCATTCAGGCATTGATTGGGGAATTGTCGCTAGATGCGACGGTTATCAAACTGGATCTTGCGAATGACCTGGCCGTGCTTCGGCTCGACGAGACCGGACTTCCTTATTTAAAGCTTGCCAATTCGGATCATGTTCGGTTGGGACAGGAAATCCGTGCGATCGGTTATCCATTGTCCGACGTTTTAGGCGAATCGATCAAAGTAACCAAGGGAGAGGTCTCGGGACGTGGTGGTCCCGATGGAGTCGACGGATTGCAACTCGATGCGACCGTCAATCCAGGGAACAGCGGTGGACCGTTGGTCGATGATTCGGGACGACTTGTCGGCGTCACCAGTTCACTACTCTCTGGGGCTGGTATCTCGGAAGTTGGGTTCGCAATCCCGTCGAACAAGGTGATTGAGATTGCCAAAGAATTGGGCGTTCCCGTTGACGTTGATGATCTAGCCAATCCAATGCCAGGCCCCGACATTGTTGATCGGGTCCGTCCTGCAACCGTGTTTCTAAAAGTCACCACGGGACCTCGCGGTGTCGGGATGGTTCTACCGCGTGAACTGGAGTACTCAGGCTACTGGTTTGAAACGGCCGTCTCGAATAGTGGGATCTTTCATCCCGCGTCCACTAACAACGGGCATTTTTCAGGAAAGTTGCTGGTCGATGCGTCGGGTGAAATGCTAGACGACAGCGCCGAAGGAATGCTGCCGTTAATGCTCGGCAGGGCCTGTTCGGTTGGCATCGAAATGTTACCGAGCACGGCACCGGGCCGCACGGTTTCGAGTGCTCTCGTATTGATCCCGTTACCAGATAGCCAACCTCGAAATTCTTCGCTCGGCCCTTATGAGTTCGGCGGCTACACATCACGCAGCCGTCCACCTTGGATGCGGCATCCCCCCCCAACATCGACGACGTCCAAAGTCTTACTGGGTACCGAATCGACAACTGTCGTGCTCGGCAAAATACTACCTGACGCGATCGAGGTAAAGAAGTCTTATGCGCTGAGGGTGAATGGTGAGTCCGAGGACTCATTGCCACTCTGCGTGATTGGATCGGGAACCGGGAAATTTGATCCTCGCTCAGGCCGGATGTTGGACATGGATTACAAGATGACGATCACGGTGAATCAGGACAACGTCACACTGCAAATTCCGGTCAAAATGAACTATCGACTCGTCGCTGAATCGGTGCTGGCAAAAGAACGTCTAGCGAGTCAACAGCGGAAGCAAGCTAGAATGCAAGAATCATCGAGTACTTCGAAGAACTCCGCGTTTCGGTCGCAGCCGACGACGCCTTCCGCTGCTGTGGAAGATCCGCCGTTCCAAAGTGTCAAGGCGGTATCCGAGTCAACCAATTTGAACCTATTCGACCCAGACCAATGA